Within bacterium, the genomic segment GCCCTGAAGGAGGGCTGGGATGTGACCGACGACGCCTCCCTCCTGGAGCAGATGGGCCACAGTGTCCGCCTTGTTGAAGGGGACGAGAGGAATTTTAAAGTCACCACTCTGGATGATCTTGAGTTGCTGAGAATGATCATCCAGGCAGGCGGACATGACGCGGAGACACGGTGACACGGAGACACGGGGTGAAGGGTCTTTCTCCCCCTCGCCGCGTCCCCCCTTCCCCGCGTCGTGGGTGCGAGTCAAATTTTCAGAAAGGATGAGATGTTATGGCCGCAAATCCCAGAGTTGGTATCGGTTATGACTCGCACAGACTTGTCCAGGGCCGCAGGCTCATCCTCGGGGGAACGGAGATCCATCACCCCACCGGGCTTCTGGGCCACTCCGACGCCGACGTCCTGGCCCACGCCCTCATGGATGCTCTGTTAGGTGCTGCCGCCCTGGGCGACATAGGCCAGCACTTTCCCGACACGGACCCGGCCTTTGAAGGGGCCGATAGCCTGGAGCTCTTAAAGAAAGTTCTCGTTATCCTCGAAAAGGACGGGTTCGAGCCGGTGAACGCCGACATCACCATCCTGGCCGAACAGCCGAAGATCGCGCCCTACATCGGGCAGATGATCGTCAACCTGGAGGCCGCCGGGATGCCTGCAGGAAGTGTGAACATCAAAGCCACTTGCGGTGAAGGGATGGGGTTCATCGGCAGACAGGAAGGAATCGCCTGTCTGGCTGTTGCTCTTATCAAGCGAATTGATTAAGGCATTCCTTCCAGTCTGCCGATGAGTGCAAGGTGCAAAGTGCCGATCAATAAATCGGGTATTTCTACTGGCTACTGGATACTGGCTACTGACTTCTGAGGAAATCACACTGCAATGAATTTTATTACTAAGAATTTTATCGCACTTATGCTGATGATTTTTCTTTTTGTCGCCCTGGGGCAGTGGAACCATCAACACTTTCAGCAAAAGGCATATTCCCGGGCGAAAGAGTTGATCATGCTCGATTTTTCGGCAAAAGGCGGGAAAAACGGGAAGTTCATCGAACCGACAGATATTTTCTCCGATCCCATTCGCATCGGGTTAACAGCAGGGGACGGCGGTGAATATCTTTACGATGTGGGCATCACGAACCATTTACTGGTGCAGTTCTCGGCACTGAACCTGTTCTTCTCTCCCAAGGTGCAGGTCACAGCGGTCGAAACATCTCAACCATAATAGTTCGAGAGCTGGATTTTGCCTTTCTTTTCTGATAATCAGCGTCCGAGGATCTTTCCCCGATACACCGACACTCCGATACGAGAGGTTTGAAACATGATAGTGGCCAATGAAAAAAGATGGTTTGCTTTTTCGCCCCCTCGCCCTCTCGCCCCCTCGCCCCCTCGGGAGGTCCAATAATGACCCTGCGCGTCTACAACACACTCTCCGGGAAAAAGGAGGAATTTGTACCGATTAATCCTCCCAAGGTGGGCATGTACGCCTGCGGCGTCACCGTCTACGACTACTGCCACATCGGGCACGCCAGGGCCGCGGTAGCCTTCGACGTCATCGCGCGGTACCTGCGCTACTCCGGCTACGATGTCACCTACGTGCGCAACTACACCGACATCGACGACAAGATCATCAACCGCAGCAACGAGCAGGGGATCGACTGGAAGGACCTGGCGCAGACCTTTATCGAGGCTCACGACACCGACATGGGGGCCCTGGGTGTGCAGCGGGCCGATGTGGAGCCGAGGGCCACTGACTACATCGCCGAGATCATCGGGATCGTGCAGACCCTCGTGGATCGCGGCGTGGGCTACGAGGTGGACGGGGACGTCTATTTCGAGGTCGAAAAGTTTGACGGTTACGGGAAGCTTTCGAAGCGAAACATCGAGGAGATGCAGTCCGGGGCCCGTATCGACGTGGACGAGCGGAAGATCCGCCCCCTGGACTTCGCCCTGTGGAAAAGCTCCAAGCCCGGTGAACCGGCCTGGGACAGTCCGTGGGGCAAGGGACGCCCCGGATGGCACATCGAGTGTTCGGCCATGTCGGCCGCCATCCTGGGGCAGCCCCTGGATATCCACGGGGGCGGCAAGGATCTCATCTTCCCCCACCACGAGAACGAGATCGCC encodes:
- the ispF gene encoding 2-C-methyl-D-erythritol 2,4-cyclodiphosphate synthase — protein: MAANPRVGIGYDSHRLVQGRRLILGGTEIHHPTGLLGHSDADVLAHALMDALLGAAALGDIGQHFPDTDPAFEGADSLELLKKVLVILEKDGFEPVNADITILAEQPKIAPYIGQMIVNLEAAGMPAGSVNIKATCGEGMGFIGRQEGIACLAVALIKRID
- a CDS encoding 2-C-methyl-D-erythritol 4-phosphate cytidylyltransferase, whose amino-acid sequence is MKEGWDVTDDASLLEQMGHSVRLVEGDERNFKVTTLDDLELLRMIIQAGGHDAETR